A genome region from Vulpes lagopus strain Blue_001 chromosome 7, ASM1834538v1, whole genome shotgun sequence includes the following:
- the IL17RE gene encoding interleukin-17 receptor E isoform X8, with amino-acid sequence MMGRVPTKPGASSASETTGNQQGSAAHLQTVQPCPGHSDPTEAHGEPQTGSPVPPSSPAVYWPLCLRQDWLLLPAPLEHPLSAGLPHGKEDTLTGRSACISCHTQLALPVSLKPWCVQLWLCPYYLCLHLVSDPSGLQGGWFYLLVQKYKKSHKFRFCRRHKMPASAQTSLTRGCALKGPNLQNQRQWKISPDPAYKGMKKIVSGGHAVDLPYEFLLPCLCIEASYLQEDTVRRKKCPFQNWPEAYGSDFWKSVHFTDYSQHSQMVMALTLRCPLKLQASLCQRQNWHTFCEDLPNATAQEAEGWYVLEGVDLHPQFCFKFSFRNSSHVECPHRTAQLLPPSANRVSPIMPFPTLAAPSWNVSMDTQAQQLVLRFSSRIHATFSAAWSHPSLGQDGFVPPVYSISQTQGSSPVTLDLIIPFLKPGSCILVWRSDVQFSWKHLLCPDVSHRHLGLLILAILALATLLGIVVALTRRRPLSGPGGARPVLLLHAADSEAQRLLVGALAELLRAALGGGRDVIVDLWEGTRVARVGPLPWLWAARARVAQEQGTVLLLWSSAGPSPARGPDPRSAPLRALLRAAPRPLLVLAYFSRLCAKGDIPQPLRALPRYRLLRDLPRLLRALDAQPSTEATGRGRLGDRQCLRGRLELCHRLEREAAKLCPPRLSRDRRRGTGWNPRRSLLP; translated from the exons ATGATGGGGAGGGTCCCCACAAAGCCTGGAGCCTCGTCAGCATCGGAAACCACAGGAAACCAG CAAGGTTCTGCTGCCCACCTTCAGACTGTGCAGCCATGTCCTGGGCACTCTGACCCCACGGAAGCCCATGGGGAGCCCCAGACTGGCAGCCCAgtgcctccctcttctcctgctgTTTATTGGCCTCTCTGCCTCCGCCAAGATTGGCTGCTCCTACCTGCCCCGCTGGAGCACCCACTGTCTGCTGGCCTCCCACATGGTAAG GAAGACACTCTCACTG gaAGGTCTGCCTGTATTTCTTGCCATACCCAGTTGGCCCTTCCTGTGTCCCTAAAGCCTTGGTGTGTTcagctctggctctgcccctATTATTTGTGCCTGCATCTGGTGTCAGATCCTTCAG GCCTCCAGGGGGGTTGGTTCTACCTCCTGGTGCAGAAATACAAAAAGTCACATAAGTTCCGGTTCTGTAGGAGACACAAGATGCCAGCATCTGCTCAG ACATCTCTCACAAGGGGCTGCGCTCTAAAAGGACCCAACCTGCAGAACCAAAGGCAGTGGAAGATCTCCCCAGACCCAGCTTACAAAGGCATGAAG AAAATTGTGTCTGGGGGCCATGCTGTAGACCTGCCTTATGAATTTCTTCTTCCCTGTCTGTGCATAGAG GCATCCTACCTGCAAGAGGACACTGTGAGGCGCAAAAAATGTCCCTTCCAGAACTGGCCTGAAGCCT ATGGCTCGGATTTCTGGAAGTCAGTGCACTTTACCGACTACAGCCAGCATAGTCAGATGGTCATGGCCCTAACACTCCGCTGCCCCCTGAAGCTGCAGGCCTCCCTCTGCCAGAGGCAGAACTGGCACACCTTCTGTGAAGATCTCCCCAATGCTACGGCGCAAGAGGCAGAGGGG TGGTATGTTTTGGAAGGAGTAGACCTGCACCCCCAGTTCTGCTTCAAG TTCTCTTTTAGAAATAGCAGCCATGTTGAGTGCCCCCACCGGACTG CCCAGCTCCTACCACCTTCTGCAAACAGAGTGTCTCCCATCATGCCCTTTCCCACCCTGGCAGCTCCATCCTGGAATGTGAGCATGGATACCCAGGCCCAGCAGCTGGTCCTTCGCTTCTCCTCAAGAATTCATGCCACCTTCAGTGCTGCCTGGAGCCACCCAAGCTTGGGCCAGGACGGTTTTGTGCCCCCTGTTTACAGCATCAGCCAG ACTCAGGGCTCAAGCCCAGTGACACTAGATCTCATCATTCCCTTCCTGAAGCCAGGGAGCTGTATCCTG GTGTGGAGGTCAGATGTACAGTTTTCCTGGAAGCACCTCTTATGTCCGGATG TCTCTCATAGACACCTGGGGCTCTTGATCCTGGCAATCCTGGCCCTCGCCACCCTATTGGGCATTGTTGTAGCCCTCACCCGCCGGCGCCCACTGTCAG gccctggcGGAGCGCGGCCCGTGTTGCTCCTGCACGCGGCGGACTCGGAGGCGCAGCGGCTCCTGGTGGGAGCGCTGGCTGAACTGCTGCGGGCAGCTCTGGGCGGCGGGCGCGACGTGATCGTGGACCTGTGGGAGGGGACGCGCGTGGCGCGCGTGGGCCCCCTGCCGTGGCTGTGGGCGGCGCGGGCGCGCGTGGCGCAGGAGCAAGGCACCGTGCTGCTTCTGTGGAGCAGTGCGGGCCCCAGTCCAGCGCGGGGCCCGGATCCCCGCTCCGCGCCCCTGCGCGCCCTGCTCCGCGCTGCCCCGCGCCCCCTGCTGGTGCTCGCTTACTTCAGTCGCCTCTGTGCCAAGGGCGACATTCCGCAGCCACTGCGCGCCCTGCCGCGCTACCGCCTGCTGCGCGACCTGCCACGCCTGCTGCGGGCGCTGGACGCGCAGCCTTCCACGGAAGCCACCGGCCGAGGCCGCCTCGGGGATCGGCAGTGCCTGCGGGGTCGCCTGGAGCTGTGCCACCGGCTGGAACGAGAGGCCGCCAAATTGTGCCCACCGAGGCTGAGCAGAGACAGGCGTAGGGGTACTGGCTGGAATCCCAGAAGGAGCCTTCTACCCTAG
- the IL17RE gene encoding interleukin-17 receptor E isoform X7 — MMGRVPTKPGASSASETTGNQEDTLTGRSACISCHTQLALPVSLKPWCVQLWLCPYYLCLHLVSDPSGLQGGWFYLLVQKYKKSHKFRFCRRHKMPASAQRKLMSSCCLSEKGHHIAVSSPDISHKGLRSKRTQPAEPKAVEDLPRPSLQRHEGPEFSFDLLSEARAIQVTIPPGPEVSVRLCHQWVLECEELSSPFDTQKIVSGGHAVDLPYEFLLPCLCIEASYLQEDTVRRKKCPFQNWPEAYGSDFWKSVHFTDYSQHSQMVMALTLRCPLKLQASLCQRQNWHTFCEDLPNATAQEAEGWYVLEGVDLHPQFCFKFSFRNSSHVECPHRTAQLLPPSANRVSPIMPFPTLAAPSWNVSMDTQAQQLVLRFSSRIHATFSAAWSHPSLGQDGFVPPVYSISQTQGSSPVTLDLIIPFLKPGSCILVWRSDVQFSWKHLLCPDVSHRHLGLLILAILALATLLGIVVALTRRRPLSGPGGARPVLLLHAADSEAQRLLVGALAELLRAALGGGRDVIVDLWEGTRVARVGPLPWLWAARARVAQEQGTVLLLWSSAGPSPARGPDPRSAPLRALLRAAPRPLLVLAYFSRLCAKGDIPQPLRALPRYRLLRDLPRLLRALDAQPSTEATGRGRLGDRQCLRGRLELCHRLEREAAKLCPPRLSRDRRRGTGWNPRRSLLP; from the exons ATGATGGGGAGGGTCCCCACAAAGCCTGGAGCCTCGTCAGCATCGGAAACCACAGGAAACCAG GAAGACACTCTCACTG gaAGGTCTGCCTGTATTTCTTGCCATACCCAGTTGGCCCTTCCTGTGTCCCTAAAGCCTTGGTGTGTTcagctctggctctgcccctATTATTTGTGCCTGCATCTGGTGTCAGATCCTTCAG GCCTCCAGGGGGGTTGGTTCTACCTCCTGGTGCAGAAATACAAAAAGTCACATAAGTTCCGGTTCTGTAGGAGACACAAGATGCCAGCATCTGCTCAG AGGAAGCTGATGAGTAGCTGTTGTCTGTCTGAAAAGGGTCATCACATTGCTGTATCCTCCCCAGACATCTCTCACAAGGGGCTGCGCTCTAAAAGGACCCAACCTGCAGAACCAAAGGCAGTGGAAGATCTCCCCAGACCCAGCTTACAAAGGCATGAAG GGCCCGAGTTCTCCTTTGATCTGCTGTCTGAGGCACGGGCTATTCAAGTGACCATTCCTCCAGGACCTGAGGTCAGCGTGCGCCTTTGTCACCAGTGGGTACTGGAATGTGAAGAGCTGAGCAGTCCCTTTGACACCCAG AAAATTGTGTCTGGGGGCCATGCTGTAGACCTGCCTTATGAATTTCTTCTTCCCTGTCTGTGCATAGAG GCATCCTACCTGCAAGAGGACACTGTGAGGCGCAAAAAATGTCCCTTCCAGAACTGGCCTGAAGCCT ATGGCTCGGATTTCTGGAAGTCAGTGCACTTTACCGACTACAGCCAGCATAGTCAGATGGTCATGGCCCTAACACTCCGCTGCCCCCTGAAGCTGCAGGCCTCCCTCTGCCAGAGGCAGAACTGGCACACCTTCTGTGAAGATCTCCCCAATGCTACGGCGCAAGAGGCAGAGGGG TGGTATGTTTTGGAAGGAGTAGACCTGCACCCCCAGTTCTGCTTCAAG TTCTCTTTTAGAAATAGCAGCCATGTTGAGTGCCCCCACCGGACTG CCCAGCTCCTACCACCTTCTGCAAACAGAGTGTCTCCCATCATGCCCTTTCCCACCCTGGCAGCTCCATCCTGGAATGTGAGCATGGATACCCAGGCCCAGCAGCTGGTCCTTCGCTTCTCCTCAAGAATTCATGCCACCTTCAGTGCTGCCTGGAGCCACCCAAGCTTGGGCCAGGACGGTTTTGTGCCCCCTGTTTACAGCATCAGCCAG ACTCAGGGCTCAAGCCCAGTGACACTAGATCTCATCATTCCCTTCCTGAAGCCAGGGAGCTGTATCCTG GTGTGGAGGTCAGATGTACAGTTTTCCTGGAAGCACCTCTTATGTCCGGATG TCTCTCATAGACACCTGGGGCTCTTGATCCTGGCAATCCTGGCCCTCGCCACCCTATTGGGCATTGTTGTAGCCCTCACCCGCCGGCGCCCACTGTCAG gccctggcGGAGCGCGGCCCGTGTTGCTCCTGCACGCGGCGGACTCGGAGGCGCAGCGGCTCCTGGTGGGAGCGCTGGCTGAACTGCTGCGGGCAGCTCTGGGCGGCGGGCGCGACGTGATCGTGGACCTGTGGGAGGGGACGCGCGTGGCGCGCGTGGGCCCCCTGCCGTGGCTGTGGGCGGCGCGGGCGCGCGTGGCGCAGGAGCAAGGCACCGTGCTGCTTCTGTGGAGCAGTGCGGGCCCCAGTCCAGCGCGGGGCCCGGATCCCCGCTCCGCGCCCCTGCGCGCCCTGCTCCGCGCTGCCCCGCGCCCCCTGCTGGTGCTCGCTTACTTCAGTCGCCTCTGTGCCAAGGGCGACATTCCGCAGCCACTGCGCGCCCTGCCGCGCTACCGCCTGCTGCGCGACCTGCCACGCCTGCTGCGGGCGCTGGACGCGCAGCCTTCCACGGAAGCCACCGGCCGAGGCCGCCTCGGGGATCGGCAGTGCCTGCGGGGTCGCCTGGAGCTGTGCCACCGGCTGGAACGAGAGGCCGCCAAATTGTGCCCACCGAGGCTGAGCAGAGACAGGCGTAGGGGTACTGGCTGGAATCCCAGAAGGAGCCTTCTACCCTAG
- the IL17RE gene encoding interleukin-17 receptor E isoform X3, producing the protein MMGRVPTKPGASSASETTGNQTVQPCPGHSDPTEAHGEPQTGSPVPPSSPAVYWPLCLRQDWLLLPAPLEHPLSAGLPHGKEDTLTGRSACISCHTQLALPVSLKPWCVQLWLCPYYLCLHLVSDPSGLQGGWFYLLVQKYKKSHKFRFCRRHKMPASAQRKLMSSCCLSEKGHHIAVSSPDISHKGLRSKRTQPAEPKAVEDLPRPSLQRHEGPEFSFDLLSEARAIQVTIPPGPEVSVRLCHQWVLECEELSSPFDTQKIVSGGHAVDLPYEFLLPCLCIEASYLQEDTVRRKKCPFQNWPEAYGSDFWKSVHFTDYSQHSQMVMALTLRCPLKLQASLCQRQNWHTFCEDLPNATAQEAEGWYVLEGVDLHPQFCFKFSFRNSSHVECPHRTAQLLPPSANRVSPIMPFPTLAAPSWNVSMDTQAQQLVLRFSSRIHATFSAAWSHPSLGQDGFVPPVYSISQTQGSSPVTLDLIIPFLKPGSCILVWRSDVQFSWKHLLCPDVSHRHLGLLILAILALATLLGIVVALTRRRPLSGPGGARPVLLLHAADSEAQRLLVGALAELLRAALGGGRDVIVDLWEGTRVARVGPLPWLWAARARVAQEQGTVLLLWSSAGPSPARGPDPRSAPLRALLRAAPRPLLVLAYFSRLCAKGDIPQPLRALPRYRLLRDLPRLLRALDAQPSTEATGRGRLGDRQCLRGRLELCHRLEREAAKLCPPRLSRDRRRGTGWNPRRSLLP; encoded by the exons ATGATGGGGAGGGTCCCCACAAAGCCTGGAGCCTCGTCAGCATCGGAAACCACAGGAAACCAG ACTGTGCAGCCATGTCCTGGGCACTCTGACCCCACGGAAGCCCATGGGGAGCCCCAGACTGGCAGCCCAgtgcctccctcttctcctgctgTTTATTGGCCTCTCTGCCTCCGCCAAGATTGGCTGCTCCTACCTGCCCCGCTGGAGCACCCACTGTCTGCTGGCCTCCCACATGGTAAG GAAGACACTCTCACTG gaAGGTCTGCCTGTATTTCTTGCCATACCCAGTTGGCCCTTCCTGTGTCCCTAAAGCCTTGGTGTGTTcagctctggctctgcccctATTATTTGTGCCTGCATCTGGTGTCAGATCCTTCAG GCCTCCAGGGGGGTTGGTTCTACCTCCTGGTGCAGAAATACAAAAAGTCACATAAGTTCCGGTTCTGTAGGAGACACAAGATGCCAGCATCTGCTCAG AGGAAGCTGATGAGTAGCTGTTGTCTGTCTGAAAAGGGTCATCACATTGCTGTATCCTCCCCAGACATCTCTCACAAGGGGCTGCGCTCTAAAAGGACCCAACCTGCAGAACCAAAGGCAGTGGAAGATCTCCCCAGACCCAGCTTACAAAGGCATGAAG GGCCCGAGTTCTCCTTTGATCTGCTGTCTGAGGCACGGGCTATTCAAGTGACCATTCCTCCAGGACCTGAGGTCAGCGTGCGCCTTTGTCACCAGTGGGTACTGGAATGTGAAGAGCTGAGCAGTCCCTTTGACACCCAG AAAATTGTGTCTGGGGGCCATGCTGTAGACCTGCCTTATGAATTTCTTCTTCCCTGTCTGTGCATAGAG GCATCCTACCTGCAAGAGGACACTGTGAGGCGCAAAAAATGTCCCTTCCAGAACTGGCCTGAAGCCT ATGGCTCGGATTTCTGGAAGTCAGTGCACTTTACCGACTACAGCCAGCATAGTCAGATGGTCATGGCCCTAACACTCCGCTGCCCCCTGAAGCTGCAGGCCTCCCTCTGCCAGAGGCAGAACTGGCACACCTTCTGTGAAGATCTCCCCAATGCTACGGCGCAAGAGGCAGAGGGG TGGTATGTTTTGGAAGGAGTAGACCTGCACCCCCAGTTCTGCTTCAAG TTCTCTTTTAGAAATAGCAGCCATGTTGAGTGCCCCCACCGGACTG CCCAGCTCCTACCACCTTCTGCAAACAGAGTGTCTCCCATCATGCCCTTTCCCACCCTGGCAGCTCCATCCTGGAATGTGAGCATGGATACCCAGGCCCAGCAGCTGGTCCTTCGCTTCTCCTCAAGAATTCATGCCACCTTCAGTGCTGCCTGGAGCCACCCAAGCTTGGGCCAGGACGGTTTTGTGCCCCCTGTTTACAGCATCAGCCAG ACTCAGGGCTCAAGCCCAGTGACACTAGATCTCATCATTCCCTTCCTGAAGCCAGGGAGCTGTATCCTG GTGTGGAGGTCAGATGTACAGTTTTCCTGGAAGCACCTCTTATGTCCGGATG TCTCTCATAGACACCTGGGGCTCTTGATCCTGGCAATCCTGGCCCTCGCCACCCTATTGGGCATTGTTGTAGCCCTCACCCGCCGGCGCCCACTGTCAG gccctggcGGAGCGCGGCCCGTGTTGCTCCTGCACGCGGCGGACTCGGAGGCGCAGCGGCTCCTGGTGGGAGCGCTGGCTGAACTGCTGCGGGCAGCTCTGGGCGGCGGGCGCGACGTGATCGTGGACCTGTGGGAGGGGACGCGCGTGGCGCGCGTGGGCCCCCTGCCGTGGCTGTGGGCGGCGCGGGCGCGCGTGGCGCAGGAGCAAGGCACCGTGCTGCTTCTGTGGAGCAGTGCGGGCCCCAGTCCAGCGCGGGGCCCGGATCCCCGCTCCGCGCCCCTGCGCGCCCTGCTCCGCGCTGCCCCGCGCCCCCTGCTGGTGCTCGCTTACTTCAGTCGCCTCTGTGCCAAGGGCGACATTCCGCAGCCACTGCGCGCCCTGCCGCGCTACCGCCTGCTGCGCGACCTGCCACGCCTGCTGCGGGCGCTGGACGCGCAGCCTTCCACGGAAGCCACCGGCCGAGGCCGCCTCGGGGATCGGCAGTGCCTGCGGGGTCGCCTGGAGCTGTGCCACCGGCTGGAACGAGAGGCCGCCAAATTGTGCCCACCGAGGCTGAGCAGAGACAGGCGTAGGGGTACTGGCTGGAATCCCAGAAGGAGCCTTCTACCCTAG
- the IL17RE gene encoding interleukin-17 receptor E isoform X10, which yields MGSPRLAAQCLPLLLLFIGLSASAKIGCSYLPRWSTHCLLASHMEDTLTGLQGGWFYLLVQKYKKSHKFRFCRRHKMPASAQRKLMSSCCLSEKGHHIAVSSPDISHKGLRSKRTQPAEPKAVEDLPRPSLQRHEGPEFSFDLLSEARAIQVTIPPGPEVSVRLCHQWVLECEELSSPFDTQKIVSGGHAVDLPYEFLLPCLCIEASYLQEDTVRRKKCPFQNWPEAYGSDFWKSVHFTDYSQHSQMVMALTLRCPLKLQASLCQRQNWHTFCEDLPNATAQEAEGWYVLEGVDLHPQFCFKFSFRNSSHVECPHRTAQLLPPSANRVSPIMPFPTLAAPSWNVSMDTQAQQLVLRFSSRIHATFSAAWSHPSLGQDGFVPPVYSISQTQGSSPVTLDLIIPFLKPGSCILVWRSDVQFSWKHLLCPDVSHRHLGLLILAILALATLLGIVVALTRRRPLSGPGGARPVLLLHAADSEAQRLLVGALAELLRAALGGGRDVIVDLWEGTRVARVGPLPWLWAARARVAQEQGTVLLLWSSAGPSPARGPDPRSAPLRALLRAAPRPLLVLAYFSRLCAKGDIPQPLRALPRYRLLRDLPRLLRALDAQPSTEATGRGRLGDRQCLRGRLELCHRLEREAAKLCPPRLSRDRRRGTGWNPRRSLLP from the exons ATGGGGAGCCCCAGACTGGCAGCCCAgtgcctccctcttctcctgctgTTTATTGGCCTCTCTGCCTCCGCCAAGATTGGCTGCTCCTACCTGCCCCGCTGGAGCACCCACTGTCTGCTGGCCTCCCACATG GAAGACACTCTCACTG GCCTCCAGGGGGGTTGGTTCTACCTCCTGGTGCAGAAATACAAAAAGTCACATAAGTTCCGGTTCTGTAGGAGACACAAGATGCCAGCATCTGCTCAG AGGAAGCTGATGAGTAGCTGTTGTCTGTCTGAAAAGGGTCATCACATTGCTGTATCCTCCCCAGACATCTCTCACAAGGGGCTGCGCTCTAAAAGGACCCAACCTGCAGAACCAAAGGCAGTGGAAGATCTCCCCAGACCCAGCTTACAAAGGCATGAAG GGCCCGAGTTCTCCTTTGATCTGCTGTCTGAGGCACGGGCTATTCAAGTGACCATTCCTCCAGGACCTGAGGTCAGCGTGCGCCTTTGTCACCAGTGGGTACTGGAATGTGAAGAGCTGAGCAGTCCCTTTGACACCCAG AAAATTGTGTCTGGGGGCCATGCTGTAGACCTGCCTTATGAATTTCTTCTTCCCTGTCTGTGCATAGAG GCATCCTACCTGCAAGAGGACACTGTGAGGCGCAAAAAATGTCCCTTCCAGAACTGGCCTGAAGCCT ATGGCTCGGATTTCTGGAAGTCAGTGCACTTTACCGACTACAGCCAGCATAGTCAGATGGTCATGGCCCTAACACTCCGCTGCCCCCTGAAGCTGCAGGCCTCCCTCTGCCAGAGGCAGAACTGGCACACCTTCTGTGAAGATCTCCCCAATGCTACGGCGCAAGAGGCAGAGGGG TGGTATGTTTTGGAAGGAGTAGACCTGCACCCCCAGTTCTGCTTCAAG TTCTCTTTTAGAAATAGCAGCCATGTTGAGTGCCCCCACCGGACTG CCCAGCTCCTACCACCTTCTGCAAACAGAGTGTCTCCCATCATGCCCTTTCCCACCCTGGCAGCTCCATCCTGGAATGTGAGCATGGATACCCAGGCCCAGCAGCTGGTCCTTCGCTTCTCCTCAAGAATTCATGCCACCTTCAGTGCTGCCTGGAGCCACCCAAGCTTGGGCCAGGACGGTTTTGTGCCCCCTGTTTACAGCATCAGCCAG ACTCAGGGCTCAAGCCCAGTGACACTAGATCTCATCATTCCCTTCCTGAAGCCAGGGAGCTGTATCCTG GTGTGGAGGTCAGATGTACAGTTTTCCTGGAAGCACCTCTTATGTCCGGATG TCTCTCATAGACACCTGGGGCTCTTGATCCTGGCAATCCTGGCCCTCGCCACCCTATTGGGCATTGTTGTAGCCCTCACCCGCCGGCGCCCACTGTCAG gccctggcGGAGCGCGGCCCGTGTTGCTCCTGCACGCGGCGGACTCGGAGGCGCAGCGGCTCCTGGTGGGAGCGCTGGCTGAACTGCTGCGGGCAGCTCTGGGCGGCGGGCGCGACGTGATCGTGGACCTGTGGGAGGGGACGCGCGTGGCGCGCGTGGGCCCCCTGCCGTGGCTGTGGGCGGCGCGGGCGCGCGTGGCGCAGGAGCAAGGCACCGTGCTGCTTCTGTGGAGCAGTGCGGGCCCCAGTCCAGCGCGGGGCCCGGATCCCCGCTCCGCGCCCCTGCGCGCCCTGCTCCGCGCTGCCCCGCGCCCCCTGCTGGTGCTCGCTTACTTCAGTCGCCTCTGTGCCAAGGGCGACATTCCGCAGCCACTGCGCGCCCTGCCGCGCTACCGCCTGCTGCGCGACCTGCCACGCCTGCTGCGGGCGCTGGACGCGCAGCCTTCCACGGAAGCCACCGGCCGAGGCCGCCTCGGGGATCGGCAGTGCCTGCGGGGTCGCCTGGAGCTGTGCCACCGGCTGGAACGAGAGGCCGCCAAATTGTGCCCACCGAGGCTGAGCAGAGACAGGCGTAGGGGTACTGGCTGGAATCCCAGAAGGAGCCTTCTACCCTAG
- the IL17RE gene encoding interleukin-17 receptor E isoform X5 yields MGSPRLAAQCLPLLLLFIGLSASAKIGCSYLPRWSTHCLLASHMEDTLTGRSACISCHTQLALPVSLKPWCVQLWLCPYYLCLHLVSDPSGLQGGWFYLLVQKYKKSHKFRFCRRHKMPASAQRKLMSSCCLSEKGHHIAVSSPDISHKGLRSKRTQPAEPKAVEDLPRPSLQRHEGPEFSFDLLSEARAIQVTIPPGPEVSVRLCHQWVLECEELSSPFDTQKIVSGGHAVDLPYEFLLPCLCIEASYLQEDTVRRKKCPFQNWPEAYGSDFWKSVHFTDYSQHSQMVMALTLRCPLKLQASLCQRQNWHTFCEDLPNATAQEAEGWYVLEGVDLHPQFCFKFSFRNSSHVECPHRTAQLLPPSANRVSPIMPFPTLAAPSWNVSMDTQAQQLVLRFSSRIHATFSAAWSHPSLGQDGFVPPVYSISQTQGSSPVTLDLIIPFLKPGSCILVWRSDVQFSWKHLLCPDVSHRHLGLLILAILALATLLGIVVALTRRRPLSGPGGARPVLLLHAADSEAQRLLVGALAELLRAALGGGRDVIVDLWEGTRVARVGPLPWLWAARARVAQEQGTVLLLWSSAGPSPARGPDPRSAPLRALLRAAPRPLLVLAYFSRLCAKGDIPQPLRALPRYRLLRDLPRLLRALDAQPSTEATGRGRLGDRQCLRGRLELCHRLEREAAKLCPPRLSRDRRRGTGWNPRRSLLP; encoded by the exons ATGGGGAGCCCCAGACTGGCAGCCCAgtgcctccctcttctcctgctgTTTATTGGCCTCTCTGCCTCCGCCAAGATTGGCTGCTCCTACCTGCCCCGCTGGAGCACCCACTGTCTGCTGGCCTCCCACATG GAAGACACTCTCACTG gaAGGTCTGCCTGTATTTCTTGCCATACCCAGTTGGCCCTTCCTGTGTCCCTAAAGCCTTGGTGTGTTcagctctggctctgcccctATTATTTGTGCCTGCATCTGGTGTCAGATCCTTCAG GCCTCCAGGGGGGTTGGTTCTACCTCCTGGTGCAGAAATACAAAAAGTCACATAAGTTCCGGTTCTGTAGGAGACACAAGATGCCAGCATCTGCTCAG AGGAAGCTGATGAGTAGCTGTTGTCTGTCTGAAAAGGGTCATCACATTGCTGTATCCTCCCCAGACATCTCTCACAAGGGGCTGCGCTCTAAAAGGACCCAACCTGCAGAACCAAAGGCAGTGGAAGATCTCCCCAGACCCAGCTTACAAAGGCATGAAG GGCCCGAGTTCTCCTTTGATCTGCTGTCTGAGGCACGGGCTATTCAAGTGACCATTCCTCCAGGACCTGAGGTCAGCGTGCGCCTTTGTCACCAGTGGGTACTGGAATGTGAAGAGCTGAGCAGTCCCTTTGACACCCAG AAAATTGTGTCTGGGGGCCATGCTGTAGACCTGCCTTATGAATTTCTTCTTCCCTGTCTGTGCATAGAG GCATCCTACCTGCAAGAGGACACTGTGAGGCGCAAAAAATGTCCCTTCCAGAACTGGCCTGAAGCCT ATGGCTCGGATTTCTGGAAGTCAGTGCACTTTACCGACTACAGCCAGCATAGTCAGATGGTCATGGCCCTAACACTCCGCTGCCCCCTGAAGCTGCAGGCCTCCCTCTGCCAGAGGCAGAACTGGCACACCTTCTGTGAAGATCTCCCCAATGCTACGGCGCAAGAGGCAGAGGGG TGGTATGTTTTGGAAGGAGTAGACCTGCACCCCCAGTTCTGCTTCAAG TTCTCTTTTAGAAATAGCAGCCATGTTGAGTGCCCCCACCGGACTG CCCAGCTCCTACCACCTTCTGCAAACAGAGTGTCTCCCATCATGCCCTTTCCCACCCTGGCAGCTCCATCCTGGAATGTGAGCATGGATACCCAGGCCCAGCAGCTGGTCCTTCGCTTCTCCTCAAGAATTCATGCCACCTTCAGTGCTGCCTGGAGCCACCCAAGCTTGGGCCAGGACGGTTTTGTGCCCCCTGTTTACAGCATCAGCCAG ACTCAGGGCTCAAGCCCAGTGACACTAGATCTCATCATTCCCTTCCTGAAGCCAGGGAGCTGTATCCTG GTGTGGAGGTCAGATGTACAGTTTTCCTGGAAGCACCTCTTATGTCCGGATG TCTCTCATAGACACCTGGGGCTCTTGATCCTGGCAATCCTGGCCCTCGCCACCCTATTGGGCATTGTTGTAGCCCTCACCCGCCGGCGCCCACTGTCAG gccctggcGGAGCGCGGCCCGTGTTGCTCCTGCACGCGGCGGACTCGGAGGCGCAGCGGCTCCTGGTGGGAGCGCTGGCTGAACTGCTGCGGGCAGCTCTGGGCGGCGGGCGCGACGTGATCGTGGACCTGTGGGAGGGGACGCGCGTGGCGCGCGTGGGCCCCCTGCCGTGGCTGTGGGCGGCGCGGGCGCGCGTGGCGCAGGAGCAAGGCACCGTGCTGCTTCTGTGGAGCAGTGCGGGCCCCAGTCCAGCGCGGGGCCCGGATCCCCGCTCCGCGCCCCTGCGCGCCCTGCTCCGCGCTGCCCCGCGCCCCCTGCTGGTGCTCGCTTACTTCAGTCGCCTCTGTGCCAAGGGCGACATTCCGCAGCCACTGCGCGCCCTGCCGCGCTACCGCCTGCTGCGCGACCTGCCACGCCTGCTGCGGGCGCTGGACGCGCAGCCTTCCACGGAAGCCACCGGCCGAGGCCGCCTCGGGGATCGGCAGTGCCTGCGGGGTCGCCTGGAGCTGTGCCACCGGCTGGAACGAGAGGCCGCCAAATTGTGCCCACCGAGGCTGAGCAGAGACAGGCGTAGGGGTACTGGCTGGAATCCCAGAAGGAGCCTTCTACCCTAG